The Alteriqipengyuania halimionae genome contains a region encoding:
- the metK gene encoding methionine adenosyltransferase: protein MRSDYLFTSESVSEGHPDKVSDQISDAIVDLMLSKDPESRVACETMTTTQLVILSGEIRCAPMYDENNADWAENGGWAPGARDEIEQAVRRIVRDIGYEQEGFHWETLTFENHLHGQSSEIAQGVDASGNKDEGAGDQGIMFGFACDETPDLMPATLDYSHKILHRLAKDRKSGAAPFLEPDAKSQLTLRYENGKPVECTAVVVSTQHAKGYDEGEKEAELKAYVKKVVGEILPAGWITETTEWHINPTGAFEIGGPDGDAGLTGRKIIVDTYGGAAPHGGGAFSGKDPTKVDRSAAYITRYLAKNIVAAGLASRCTIQLAYAIGVSKPLSLYVDTHGTGTVDDAAIEDAIRGIEKLGGLTPRGIRMHLGLNKPIYRKSAAYGHFGRDVDGDHFPWERTDLVDDLKAALA, encoded by the coding sequence ATGCGCTCCGACTACCTGTTCACGTCCGAAAGCGTTTCCGAAGGCCACCCGGACAAGGTATCCGACCAGATTTCCGATGCGATCGTCGACCTGATGCTGTCGAAAGACCCCGAATCGCGGGTCGCGTGCGAAACCATGACCACCACGCAACTCGTGATCCTGTCGGGCGAGATTCGCTGTGCACCGATGTATGACGAAAACAATGCTGATTGGGCCGAGAATGGCGGCTGGGCCCCGGGCGCGCGCGACGAGATCGAACAGGCCGTGCGGCGCATTGTACGCGATATCGGTTACGAGCAGGAAGGCTTTCACTGGGAAACGCTGACCTTCGAGAATCACCTCCACGGACAGTCGAGCGAGATCGCGCAAGGCGTGGATGCGAGCGGCAACAAGGATGAAGGCGCTGGCGACCAGGGCATCATGTTCGGCTTTGCCTGCGACGAGACGCCCGACCTCATGCCGGCGACGCTCGATTACAGCCACAAGATCCTCCACCGCCTCGCCAAGGATCGCAAGAGCGGCGCCGCGCCGTTCCTCGAGCCCGATGCCAAGAGTCAGCTCACCCTTCGCTATGAGAACGGCAAACCGGTGGAATGCACCGCAGTCGTGGTCTCCACCCAGCACGCCAAGGGATATGACGAGGGCGAAAAGGAAGCCGAACTCAAGGCCTATGTGAAGAAAGTCGTCGGCGAGATCCTGCCCGCAGGCTGGATCACCGAGACGACCGAGTGGCACATCAATCCGACCGGGGCGTTCGAAATCGGCGGTCCCGATGGCGATGCCGGGCTTACCGGCCGCAAGATCATCGTCGATACCTATGGCGGGGCAGCCCCGCATGGCGGCGGCGCGTTCAGCGGCAAGGACCCGACCAAGGTCGATCGCAGCGCGGCGTATATCACGCGTTATCTCGCCAAGAACATCGTCGCGGCCGGTCTGGCATCGCGCTGCACGATCCAGCTGGCTTATGCGATCGGGGTGTCCAAGCCGCTGTCGCTTTATGTCGATACCCACGGCACGGGGACGGTCGACGACGCGGCGATCGAGGATGCGATCCGCGGAATCGAGAAACTCGGCGGCCTGACCCCGCGCGGCATCCGCATGCATCTCGGCCTCAACAAGCCGATCTATCGCAAAAGCGCCGCCTACGGCCATTTCGGTCGCGACGTCGATGGCGACCACTTCCCGTGGGAACGTACCGATTTGGTGGACGATCTGAAAGCCGCCTTGGCCTGA
- the prfA gene encoding peptide chain release factor 1, which translates to MTIPAERLDQIANRFAELEARMASGTLEGEEFVSASRDYAELEPVAKIASEVKAMRAEMADLSELVSDPEMKALAEEELAELKAKLPDAERRLAAAMLPRDSADAKPAMLEIRAGTGGDEAALFAGDLYRMYEGYAAERGWKVEPVSMSASDVGGFKEIVANVKGTGVFAKLKFESGVHRVQRVPVTESGGRIHTSAATVAVLPEADEVDIQIDPTDLKIDTYRASGAGGQHVNTTDSAIRITHLPTDTVVTCQDGRSQHKNREKAMQVLRARLFEKQRDALEGAEAEARKAMVGSGDRSERIRTYNFPQGRVTDHRIGLTLQKLPQILEGPGLAEVIDTLIAEDEAKRLAAMEE; encoded by the coding sequence TTGACCATTCCCGCCGAACGCCTCGACCAGATCGCCAACCGTTTCGCAGAGCTCGAAGCGCGGATGGCGAGTGGCACGCTGGAGGGTGAAGAGTTCGTTTCCGCGAGCCGCGACTATGCCGAGCTCGAGCCAGTTGCGAAAATCGCCTCCGAAGTGAAAGCGATGCGGGCTGAAATGGCAGATTTGAGCGAGCTCGTTTCCGACCCGGAAATGAAAGCGCTGGCCGAGGAAGAGCTTGCCGAACTGAAGGCGAAACTGCCCGATGCCGAGCGCCGCCTCGCCGCCGCGATGCTGCCGCGCGACAGCGCCGATGCCAAGCCTGCCATGCTCGAAATCCGCGCCGGAACGGGCGGAGACGAGGCCGCGCTGTTCGCGGGCGATCTCTACCGCATGTATGAAGGCTATGCCGCCGAGCGTGGATGGAAGGTCGAGCCGGTCTCGATGAGCGCGTCGGATGTCGGCGGGTTCAAGGAAATCGTGGCGAATGTGAAGGGCACCGGCGTGTTCGCCAAGCTCAAGTTTGAAAGCGGCGTTCACCGAGTGCAGCGTGTGCCGGTGACCGAAAGCGGTGGGCGCATCCACACTTCTGCTGCGACGGTGGCGGTGCTGCCAGAGGCCGACGAGGTCGACATCCAGATCGACCCGACCGACCTCAAGATCGATACCTATCGCGCCAGCGGTGCGGGTGGCCAGCACGTCAACACCACCGACAGCGCGATCCGCATCACCCATCTGCCGACCGACACGGTCGTGACCTGCCAGGACGGACGCAGCCAGCACAAGAATCGCGAAAAGGCGATGCAGGTCCTCCGCGCACGCCTGTTCGAAAAGCAGCGCGATGCGCTCGAAGGGGCAGAGGCCGAGGCGCGTAAGGCGATGGTCGGTTCGGGGGATCGTTCCGAACGGATCCGGACCTACAATTTCCCGCAAGGCCGCGTGACCGATCACCGCATCGGGCTGACCTTGCAGAAATTGCCGCAGATCCTCGAAGGGCCGGGTCTGGCCGAGGTGATCGACACCCTGATCGCCGAGGACGAGGCGAAGCGCCTCGCTGCGATGGAAGAGTGA
- a CDS encoding CaiB/BaiF CoA transferase family protein, translated as MWLDAPRNPHSPLAGVKVLDLSRVLAGPFAGQIFADLGADVIKVESPDGDSTRQWGPPFLARHGETTAAYYHACNRGKRGIVADFGDTQDLERIKALASGADIVLENFKPGGLAKFGLDYTALSATNSALVYCSITGFGQDGPRRDEPGYDFMIQAMSGFMGLTGEPDGEPMKAGVSISDLSCALWSVIAIQSALVMRARTGRGQHIDMALLDCSVSLLANQALSFFATGANPPRMGNSHAQVSAYGVFPTKDGPVVLAPANDRLFRKLLGLLGRDDLLDEPRFATNADRLANRAEIDAIIADETSKRDRADLLKACAAAGVPAGPINDLDEVFADPQVVARGMKLDCDGTPSLRSPFRFSDAELTLDAPSPTQGEHTRD; from the coding sequence ATGTGGCTCGACGCACCCCGCAATCCCCATTCGCCGCTCGCAGGTGTGAAGGTACTCGACCTGTCACGCGTGCTGGCGGGACCCTTTGCCGGGCAGATCTTCGCCGATCTTGGCGCGGACGTGATCAAGGTCGAGAGCCCCGACGGCGATAGCACCCGCCAGTGGGGACCGCCTTTCCTGGCCCGCCATGGCGAGACCACGGCCGCCTATTACCACGCCTGCAATCGCGGGAAGCGCGGGATCGTCGCCGATTTCGGCGACACGCAGGATCTTGAACGGATCAAGGCGCTGGCAAGCGGGGCCGATATCGTGCTCGAGAATTTCAAGCCGGGCGGGCTGGCCAAGTTCGGCCTCGACTACACCGCGCTCTCTGCGACCAACTCGGCGCTGGTCTATTGCTCGATCACGGGTTTCGGTCAGGACGGGCCGCGACGCGACGAGCCGGGCTACGACTTCATGATCCAGGCGATGAGCGGTTTCATGGGCCTGACCGGGGAGCCGGATGGCGAGCCGATGAAGGCTGGAGTCTCGATCTCGGACCTGTCCTGCGCCCTATGGTCGGTGATCGCGATCCAGTCGGCGCTGGTCATGCGCGCACGCACCGGACGCGGCCAGCATATCGACATGGCTCTGCTCGATTGTTCGGTTTCGCTGCTCGCCAATCAGGCATTGAGCTTCTTCGCCACCGGCGCAAACCCGCCGCGCATGGGCAACAGCCACGCCCAGGTCAGCGCCTATGGCGTGTTTCCGACGAAGGACGGTCCGGTGGTGCTGGCGCCGGCCAACGACCGGCTGTTCCGCAAGCTGCTCGGCCTGCTTGGCCGTGACGATCTGCTCGACGAACCGCGCTTTGCAACCAATGCCGATCGCCTCGCCAATCGGGCGGAGATCGACGCAATCATCGCAGATGAAACCTCCAAGCGCGATCGCGCTGATCTGCTGAAGGCGTGCGCCGCAGCTGGCGTCCCAGCGGGACCAATCAACGATCTGGACGAGGTCTTTGCCGACCCCCAGGTTGTTGCGCGCGGCATGAAGCTCGATTGCGATGGAACGCCCTCGCTGCGCAGCCCTTTCCGCTTTTCCGACGCGGAGCTTACGCTCGACGCCCCGTCCCCGACCCAAGGCGAACACACTCGAGACTGA
- a CDS encoding M61 family metallopeptidase codes for MRKSSSFIAALLPALLLTTSPAIAQDAATAQPTAVALDDSTPLPRDEAYPGTMTLHVDATDVGRRIFRVQQTIPVTGAGPMTLLYPEWLPGKHSPRGAVSELAGLVIRASGEKLEWVRDPLDVYAFAVDVPAGVSQLDVEFQFVSPLEGNEGRIVITPAMMNVQWEQVSLYPAGYYTRRIPVQPTIDLPAGWTGVAALDGGTTARNDDATTITYGVTDYETLVDSPMFAGPYYKRFDLGQDVALNVWADEPKYLEATPEQIEQHRRLVDEAIALFGSKHFDRYEFLLGLTDELGGIGLEHHRSSENTRARDYFTDYENNGWERGLLPHEMTHSWNGKFRRPALLWTPDYRTPMQDNLLWVYEGQTSYWDTILAVRSGLQSKDLALGSWARSAAGYALEPGREWRSVEDTTHDPIIAARKAKPFDSWQRSEDYYVEGSLVWLEADMTIRELTDGRKSLNDFARGFFGIEDGDWGTVTYTFDDVVAALNAVAPYDWAGFLTTRLRRSGQPAPVAGIEKGGYQIVYREEPNAYEKQVEGASQSIDLRHSLGMGVDGTGEVSNIIWNGIAFRNDIVDGSRIVAVNGLEYSRDRIKDAITAAKDAGKITLLLERGGRYRTVDIAYDGGLKYPHLEKTQSGETSIDRLLEPLTETK; via the coding sequence ATGCGTAAATCCTCATCCTTCATCGCCGCCCTCCTCCCCGCCCTCCTCCTTACAACCAGTCCCGCCATCGCGCAGGACGCAGCGACCGCCCAGCCAACAGCTGTTGCCCTCGACGATTCTACCCCGCTGCCGCGCGACGAAGCCTATCCGGGCACGATGACACTGCATGTCGATGCGACCGATGTGGGGCGGCGGATCTTCCGCGTTCAACAGACGATCCCGGTAACGGGTGCAGGGCCGATGACGCTCCTCTACCCCGAATGGCTGCCGGGCAAGCACTCTCCGCGCGGCGCCGTTTCGGAGCTTGCCGGACTGGTGATCCGCGCCAGTGGCGAAAAGCTGGAATGGGTGCGCGACCCGCTCGATGTCTATGCCTTCGCCGTCGACGTGCCGGCGGGCGTGTCGCAGCTCGACGTGGAATTCCAGTTCGTCTCGCCGCTCGAGGGGAATGAGGGCCGGATCGTCATCACGCCGGCGATGATGAATGTGCAGTGGGAACAGGTCTCGCTCTACCCGGCGGGCTATTACACCCGCCGCATCCCGGTGCAGCCGACGATCGACCTGCCCGCGGGATGGACCGGCGTGGCCGCGCTCGATGGCGGTACCACCGCCCGGAACGACGACGCCACCACGATCACCTATGGCGTCACCGATTATGAAACGCTGGTCGACAGCCCGATGTTCGCCGGTCCTTATTACAAGCGCTTCGATCTCGGTCAGGACGTGGCGCTCAACGTCTGGGCCGACGAGCCCAAATATCTCGAAGCCACGCCCGAACAGATCGAACAGCACCGCCGCCTGGTGGACGAAGCGATCGCGCTGTTCGGATCGAAACACTTCGATCGTTACGAATTCCTGCTTGGTTTGACCGACGAATTGGGCGGGATCGGGCTGGAGCACCATCGCAGCTCGGAGAATACAAGGGCCAGGGATTACTTCACCGATTACGAGAACAATGGCTGGGAACGCGGCCTGCTGCCGCACGAGATGACGCATAGCTGGAACGGCAAGTTCCGCCGTCCTGCTCTCCTCTGGACGCCCGACTACCGCACGCCGATGCAGGACAATCTGCTGTGGGTCTATGAAGGTCAGACCAGCTATTGGGATACGATCCTGGCGGTCCGTTCTGGCCTGCAATCGAAGGATCTTGCGCTCGGCAGCTGGGCGCGTTCGGCCGCCGGCTATGCGCTGGAGCCGGGTCGCGAATGGCGTTCGGTCGAGGACACGACCCACGATCCGATCATCGCCGCGCGCAAGGCCAAGCCGTTCGACAGCTGGCAGCGCTCGGAAGACTATTACGTCGAAGGATCGCTGGTCTGGCTCGAAGCCGACATGACCATCCGCGAGCTGACCGACGGGCGCAAATCGCTGAACGATTTCGCACGCGGCTTCTTCGGGATCGAGGATGGCGACTGGGGCACGGTAACCTACACGTTCGACGACGTGGTCGCGGCGCTCAACGCCGTCGCGCCCTATGACTGGGCCGGTTTCCTCACCACCCGCCTGCGCCGTTCAGGCCAGCCCGCGCCGGTCGCAGGGATCGAGAAGGGCGGCTACCAGATCGTCTACCGCGAAGAACCCAACGCGTATGAAAAGCAGGTCGAAGGCGCGAGCCAGAGCATCGATCTGCGCCACTCGCTCGGCATGGGCGTCGACGGAACCGGCGAGGTCTCGAACATCATCTGGAACGGGATCGCCTTCCGGAACGATATCGTCGACGGCTCGCGTATCGTCGCGGTCAACGGGCTCGAATATTCGCGCGACCGGATCAAGGACGCGATCACCGCCGCCAAGGACGCCGGAAAAATCACACTTTTGCTCGAGCGCGGCGGACGCTATCGGACCGTCGACATCGCCTATGACGGCGGTCTGAAATACCCCCATCTCGAAAAAACCCAGAGCGGCGAAACCTCCATCGACCGCCTCCTCGAACCTCTGACGGAAACGAAATAA
- a CDS encoding GbsR/MarR family transcriptional regulator — MTGILDIPEARSFILHWGEMGTEWGVNRSVAQIHALLYLSDRPVHAEIISETLGLARSNVSNGLKELQGYGIVRRVHVEGDRRDHFVAGTDLWELLTRIVTERKKREIDPTIAFMSDLSTSLDGRDDVPPHIRERIGNMHTFIGTLANWYDDVRGLPKSTLVTLMKLGGRVARLLPGSRKIS, encoded by the coding sequence GTGACCGGTATTCTGGATATCCCTGAAGCCCGTAGCTTCATACTCCACTGGGGAGAAATGGGCACTGAATGGGGGGTCAACCGCTCGGTCGCTCAGATCCATGCGCTGCTCTATCTTTCGGACCGGCCAGTGCATGCAGAGATCATCTCGGAAACGCTCGGGCTGGCCCGCTCCAACGTCTCGAACGGACTCAAGGAATTGCAGGGCTACGGCATTGTTCGGCGGGTCCATGTTGAAGGAGACCGGCGCGATCACTTCGTTGCCGGAACCGATCTGTGGGAACTGCTCACACGAATCGTGACCGAGCGGAAGAAGCGCGAAATCGATCCGACGATCGCGTTCATGTCCGACCTTTCCACTTCGCTCGACGGGCGTGACGATGTGCCGCCGCATATCCGCGAGCGGATCGGCAATATGCACACTTTCATCGGCACGCTTGCCAATTGGTACGATGATGTGCGTGGCCTGCCGAAATCAACCCTCGTAACTCTTATGAAATTGGGCGGCCGTGTAGCGCGCCTCCTGCCCGGCTCACGCAAGATTTCCTGA
- the hisS gene encoding histidine--tRNA ligase — MADTPQPIRGTQDIFGADAEAFGFVVETFERVRRLYRFRRVEMPVIEKTGVFARSLGETTDVVSKEMYTFDDRSDESITLRPEFTAGLVRAFVTNGWQQHAPLKLATHGPLFRYERPQKGRYRQFHQIDAEIIGAGEPQADVELLAMADQLLKELGIADGITLQLNTLGDAASRDAWRDALVGHFERVKDELSEDSQDRLSRNPLRILDSKDPRDRKHVETAPVIDDYLSDEAEDFFGAVTTGLNAAGVEWTRAPRLVRGMDYYRHTAFEFVTDRLGAQGTVLGGGRYDGLVEQLGGNATPAVGWAAGIERLAMLVAERDEPHADFALVPMGSDADLAATSISADLRRAGHTVELAYRGNMKKRMKRADESGAGYAIIIGDDELAENEATVKNLQSGEQQRVALGRLVEHFRA, encoded by the coding sequence ATGGCAGACACACCCCAGCCCATTCGCGGAACCCAGGATATTTTCGGCGCCGATGCCGAGGCCTTCGGATTCGTCGTCGAAACCTTCGAACGCGTGCGGCGGCTCTATCGCTTCCGCCGCGTGGAAATGCCGGTCATCGAAAAAACCGGCGTGTTCGCGCGCTCGCTCGGCGAGACGACCGACGTGGTCTCGAAAGAGATGTACACGTTCGACGATCGCAGCGACGAATCGATCACCCTGCGGCCCGAATTCACCGCCGGGCTGGTGCGCGCTTTCGTCACCAACGGCTGGCAGCAGCATGCCCCGCTGAAGCTGGCGACGCATGGGCCGCTGTTCCGCTACGAGCGCCCGCAAAAGGGGCGCTATCGCCAGTTCCACCAGATCGACGCGGAAATCATCGGCGCGGGCGAGCCGCAGGCCGATGTCGAGCTGCTGGCGATGGCCGATCAATTGCTCAAGGAACTGGGTATTGCCGACGGAATCACGCTCCAGCTCAACACGCTGGGCGATGCCGCAAGCCGGGACGCCTGGCGAGATGCGCTGGTCGGGCATTTCGAACGCGTGAAGGACGAATTGTCCGAAGACAGCCAGGATCGCCTGAGCCGCAACCCGCTGCGCATTCTCGACAGCAAGGACCCGCGCGATCGCAAGCATGTCGAGACTGCGCCGGTGATCGACGATTACCTGTCGGACGAGGCGGAAGATTTCTTCGGCGCGGTCACAACCGGGCTGAATGCCGCGGGCGTCGAATGGACGCGCGCCCCGCGCCTTGTCCGTGGCATGGATTACTACCGCCACACCGCGTTCGAATTCGTCACCGACCGGCTCGGCGCGCAAGGCACCGTGCTGGGCGGTGGCCGCTATGACGGGCTGGTCGAGCAATTGGGCGGCAATGCGACCCCGGCGGTCGGCTGGGCAGCAGGCATCGAGCGGCTGGCGATGCTGGTGGCCGAACGCGACGAACCGCACGCCGATTTCGCGCTGGTGCCGATGGGCAGCGACGCTGATCTCGCGGCGACCTCGATCTCGGCCGATTTGCGCCGCGCGGGCCACACGGTCGAGCTTGCCTATCGCGGCAATATGAAGAAGCGCATGAAGCGCGCCGACGAAAGCGGGGCGGGCTATGCGATCATCATCGGGGACGACGAGCTGGCCGAAAACGAAGCCACGGTGAAAAACCTCCAGAGCGGCGAGCAACAGCGTGTCGCGCTGGGCCGCCTGGTGGAGCATTTCCGCGCGTAG
- the prmC gene encoding peptide chain release factor N(5)-glutamine methyltransferase: MTVAEALRDATARLADNGDTARIDAEMLMAHALGMSRSDMLLKAMRDPTPADFADMVERRASHEPVAYIVGQKEFYGLDFTVRPGVLIPRGDSETIVRAALDRAPRARRVLDLGVGSGALLLATLSEMPKAEGVGVDASPVAIDVATGNAQSLGLGDRVDFLRASWRNIGWRDALGRFDLVLCNPPYVEDDAALDPDVRDFEPGEALFAGREGLDDYRLLLPQLAWLLDDSGVAVFEIGYRQADAVSQIAAGNGFETELRRDLADRPRALILRRIP; the protein is encoded by the coding sequence GTGACTGTCGCCGAGGCGTTGCGCGATGCGACCGCGCGTCTCGCCGACAATGGCGACACCGCGCGGATCGATGCCGAAATGCTGATGGCGCACGCCCTGGGCATGTCGCGGTCGGACATGTTGCTCAAGGCGATGCGCGATCCCACCCCTGCCGATTTCGCCGACATGGTCGAGCGGCGCGCAAGCCATGAGCCGGTCGCCTACATCGTCGGGCAGAAGGAATTTTACGGTCTCGATTTCACCGTGCGCCCCGGCGTGCTGATCCCGCGCGGCGATAGCGAGACGATCGTTCGGGCAGCGCTCGATCGAGCGCCGCGTGCTCGCCGCGTACTCGATCTCGGCGTCGGCAGCGGGGCGCTCTTGCTGGCGACGCTGTCCGAAATGCCGAAAGCGGAAGGGGTGGGAGTCGATGCTTCGCCGGTCGCCATCGACGTCGCGACAGGCAATGCACAATCGCTAGGGCTGGGCGATCGGGTCGATTTTCTTCGGGCAAGCTGGCGAAACATCGGATGGCGCGACGCGCTCGGCCGGTTCGACCTCGTCCTGTGCAATCCGCCCTATGTCGAGGACGACGCCGCGCTCGATCCCGATGTGCGCGATTTCGAACCGGGCGAAGCGCTGTTTGCCGGACGCGAGGGGCTCGACGATTATCGCCTGCTGCTGCCGCAGCTCGCCTGGTTGCTGGACGACAGCGGCGTGGCGGTGTTCGAAATCGGCTATCGGCAGGCCGATGCAGTTTCCCAGATCGCCGCGGGAAATGGCTTCGAGACCGAGTTGCGGCGCGATCTCGCCGATCGGCCGCGTGCACTTATCCTGCGCCGAATACCATAA
- the lnt gene encoding apolipoprotein N-acyltransferase — MGSLQQRARTGAGRLAGLPAAYPRLASLASGALAALGFQPYGLWPLALVGLAIFVAVVSAAPTWRSALARGWCFGWSHFALGNSWIAIAFTYQGNMPTWLGVVAVLLLAVYLAVFPALAALGGWWLAGKRRRAWPMVPALAGSWIVAEWIRSWAFSGYAWNPLAMIALGPFDRPGLAGLSSFTGTYALSGVVLALGGCWWLATRKADRRLAMVMLAVVPIVVLVWAFPAPEQHEGTLRYTLVQPDIRQEVLNERAFFEENFAKTASLSLPENMEPRLVLWPESGIMDFLREGYPYRFYLRFNYLADPLASKRRIARVIGGNSMLLSGTQDLEIDDGTLVGARNSVTALDGSGQIRASYDKSHLVPYGEYLPMRPVLEPLGLSRLVPGAVDFFPGPGPRTLDLGQYGRAGVQVCYEIVFSGEVVDRSDRPDYIFNPSNDGWFGPTGPPQHLAQARMRAIEEGLPVLRSTTTGVSAVIDAHGIVRKSIPRHRAARLDGLVPPAGAPTWFARLGNWLALGWALVFCVIALVASRRGRV; from the coding sequence ATGGGCTCGCTGCAGCAGCGCGCCCGGACCGGCGCCGGCAGGCTGGCGGGTTTGCCGGCGGCCTATCCGCGGCTCGCATCGCTGGCCTCGGGCGCGCTCGCCGCGCTCGGTTTCCAGCCTTACGGATTATGGCCGCTCGCCCTCGTCGGGCTGGCAATTTTCGTCGCGGTCGTTTCCGCTGCGCCGACCTGGCGCTCGGCGCTGGCACGCGGCTGGTGCTTCGGCTGGTCGCATTTCGCGCTAGGCAACAGCTGGATCGCCATCGCCTTCACATACCAGGGCAATATGCCGACCTGGCTCGGCGTCGTCGCGGTCTTGCTGCTTGCGGTCTATCTCGCCGTGTTCCCGGCATTGGCCGCGCTCGGCGGCTGGTGGCTGGCAGGGAAGAGGCGGCGCGCCTGGCCGATGGTCCCCGCGCTGGCGGGAAGCTGGATCGTTGCCGAATGGATCCGCAGCTGGGCGTTTTCGGGCTATGCCTGGAACCCGCTGGCGATGATCGCGCTTGGCCCGTTCGATCGACCGGGTCTTGCCGGTCTGTCGTCATTCACCGGAACGTACGCGCTGTCAGGCGTGGTTCTGGCGCTCGGCGGATGCTGGTGGCTGGCGACGCGTAAGGCGGACCGTCGCCTCGCGATGGTCATGCTTGCGGTGGTGCCTATCGTTGTACTGGTCTGGGCATTCCCGGCCCCCGAACAACACGAAGGGACACTGCGCTACACGCTGGTTCAGCCCGACATCCGGCAAGAGGTGCTCAACGAGCGCGCGTTTTTCGAAGAGAATTTTGCCAAGACGGCATCGTTGTCGCTGCCCGAGAACATGGAACCGAGGCTGGTCCTGTGGCCCGAATCGGGGATCATGGATTTCCTGCGTGAAGGCTATCCGTACCGCTTTTACCTGCGCTTCAACTATCTCGCGGATCCCCTCGCCTCGAAGCGGCGCATCGCGCGGGTGATCGGCGGCAATTCGATGCTGCTTTCGGGCACGCAGGATCTCGAGATCGACGATGGCACGCTGGTCGGCGCGCGCAATTCGGTGACCGCGCTCGACGGAAGCGGACAGATCCGCGCGAGCTACGACAAGTCGCACCTCGTGCCCTATGGCGAATACCTGCCAATGCGTCCGGTGCTCGAGCCGCTGGGCCTGTCGCGGCTGGTGCCGGGCGCGGTCGATTTCTTCCCGGGCCCCGGGCCTCGTACGCTCGATCTCGGCCAATATGGCAGGGCCGGGGTGCAGGTTTGCTACGAGATCGTGTTCAGTGGCGAGGTCGTCGATCGATCGGACCGGCCCGACTACATCTTCAACCCGTCCAACGATGGCTGGTTCGGCCCCACCGGCCCGCCGCAGCACCTCGCTCAGGCGCGAATGCGCGCGATCGAAGAGGGGCTGCCGGTACTGCGCTCGACCACCACCGGGGTCAGTGCCGTCATCGATGCGCACGGCATCGTCCGCAAGTCCATACCCCGCCATCGGGCCGCGCGGCTGGACGGGCTGGTGCCGCCTGCGGGAGCGCCTACCTGGTTCGCGCGTTTGGGCAATTGGCTGGCGCTCGGATGGGCGCTCGTATTTTGCGTAATCGCGCTTGTTGCCAGTCGCCGCGGGCGGGTCTAG
- a CDS encoding DUF4167 domain-containing protein, with translation MSNNRGNNRRRGRGGNRSQNNQFPNRIDSRARGNAAQLLDKHKKLANDAQMNGDRVQAEYHLQFADHYFRVIADNKARQDEQRSKRDDDRDSKPQNQRDDNRDAKQQNQQQRDDNDDDDDGQDNRPKRTRRPRKSEGEEATQGREAAEGKDSGEEENPFTRKRQSKAAAKAPAKPRAPRKTSAKAKSSDNDTNGLDPSALPPSIGDDAGEDAPKPRRRTRRAAGDDAAEAVG, from the coding sequence TTGAGCAATAATCGTGGTAACAATCGTCGTCGCGGTCGCGGCGGCAATCGGTCGCAGAACAACCAGTTTCCGAACCGCATCGACAGCCGGGCGCGCGGCAATGCCGCCCAGCTGCTCGACAAGCATAAGAAACTGGCCAACGACGCGCAGATGAACGGCGATCGCGTGCAGGCGGAATACCACCTGCAATTCGCCGATCACTATTTCCGTGTCATCGCCGACAACAAGGCGCGTCAGGACGAGCAGCGCTCCAAGCGCGACGACGATCGCGATTCGAAACCGCAGAACCAGCGCGACGACAATCGTGACGCGAAGCAGCAGAACCAGCAGCAGCGCGACGATAATGACGACGATGACGATGGTCAGGACAATCGTCCCAAGCGCACCCGTCGCCCGCGCAAGAGCGAGGGCGAGGAAGCGACCCAGGGGCGCGAGGCGGCCGAAGGCAAGGACAGCGGCGAAGAGGAAAATCCCTTCACCCGAAAGCGCCAGAGCAAGGCTGCCGCGAAGGCTCCGGCCAAGCCGCGTGCGCCGCGCAAGACGAGTGCCAAGGCCAAGTCTTCGGACAACGACACCAACGGTCTCGATCCGAGCGCGCTGCCGCCGTCGATTGGCGACGATGCGGGCGAGGATGCACCCAAGCCGCGCCGCCGTACGCGTCGCGCCGCGGGCGACGATGCCGCCGAAGCGGTAGGCTAA